Proteins co-encoded in one Epinephelus moara isolate mb chromosome 11, YSFRI_EMoa_1.0, whole genome shotgun sequence genomic window:
- the LOC126397367 gene encoding polypyrimidine tract-binding protein 2-like isoform X2 — protein MDGISDVAVGVKRGSDELSMYNSPNSGMSSISDGASNGSDSKKLRVEEAPPSRVLHIRKLPNEASETEVIALGLPFGKVTNILTLKGKNQAFLEMGTEEAAITMVNYYTTVTPHIRNVPVFIQYSNHKELKTDAGNQRTQAVLQAVSAVQSGGSPSSDVQEALAAASSPVLRIIIDNMFYPVTLDVLQQIFSKFGTVMKIITFTKNNQFQALLQFSDPVNAQQAKLALDGQNIYNSCCTLRIDFSKLVNLNVKYNNDKSRDYTRPELPAGDGQPSLDPSVAAAFTKDSNSLLGALNPLSAAAAAAAAAGRVALAGQAGSSGVLLVSNLNEEMVTPQSLFTLFGVYGDVQRVKILYNKKDSALIQMSDANQAQLAMSHLNGQKMYGKIIRVTLSKHQTVALPRDGLDDQGLTKDYANSPLHRFKKPGSKNFQNIFPPSATLHLSNIPQDVTEDDLRLLFSNAGGTVKAFKFFQDRKMALIQMSTVEEAIQALIDLHNYNMGGNQHLRVSFSKSTI, from the exons ATGGGGCGTCCAACGGCAGTGACAGTAAAAAACTGAGGGTGGAGGAGGCCCCACCGTCTCGTGTGCTCCACATCAGGAAACTGCCCAACGAGGCCTCAGAGACAGAAGTCATCGCCCTCGGCTTGCCTTTTGGCAAAGTCACCAATATCCTCACACTGAAGGGAAAGAACCAG GCATTTTTGGAGATGGGGACGGAGGAGGCAGCCATCACTATGGTGAACTACTACACCACTGTGACTCCTCATATCCGCAATGTCCCCGTCTTTATTCAGTACTCCAATCACAAAGAACTCAAAACTGATGCTGGCAACCAG CGGACCCAGGCGGTGCTTCAGGCAGTGTCGGCAGTCCAGTCTGGCGGGTCACCAAGCTCAGATGTACAGGAGGCTCTGGCCGCGGCCTCCAGTCCTGTGCTGCGGATCATCATCGACAACATGTTCTACCCTGTAACGCTGGATGTACTGCAACAG ATTTTCTCCAAGTTTGGTACAGTCATGAAGATAATCACATTCACCAAGAACAATCAGTTCCAGGCTCTTCTGCAGTTCAGCGATCCTGTCAATGCACAGCAAGCCAAACTG GCACTCGATGGTCAGAACATCTACAATTCATGTTGCACGCTGCGAATCGACTTCTCCAAGCTGGTCAACCTAAATGTCAAGTACAACAATGATAAGAGCCGCGACTACACACGACCTGAGCTGCCTGCTGGTGACGGCCAGCCCAGCCTCGACCCCTCGGTGGCCGCTGCATTCACCAAAGATTCCAACTCCCTCCTCG GAGCCCTGAACCCTCTGAGCGCGGCAGcggcggctgctgctgctgcagggaggGTGGCCCTAGCTGGGCAGGCGGGGTCCAGTGGGGTCCTGCTGGTCAGCAACCTTAATGAGGAG ATGGTTACGCCCCAAAGTCTGTTTACCCTCTTCG GAGTGTACGGCGATGTCCAGAGGGTGAAAATCCTTTACAATAAGAAGGACAGCGCTCTCATTCAGATGTCAGATGCCAACCAGGCCCAGCTGG CAATGAGCCACTTGAATGGCCAGAAGATGTACGGGAAGATCATCCGGGTGACGCTGTCCAAACACCAGACTGTGGCGCTGCCTCGCGACGGCCTGGACGACCAGGGCCTGACCAAGGACTACGCCAACTCCCCACTTCATCGCTTCAAGAAACCCGGCTCCAAGAATTTCCAGAACATCTTCCCGCCATCGGCCACCCTCCACCTCTCCAACATCCC ACAAGATGTGACGGAGGATGACCTGCGGCTGCTCTTCTCCAACGCTGGAGGCACTGTGAAAGCATTCAAATTTTTCCA GGATCGCAAAATGGCTCTGATCCAGATGTCAACAGTGGAAGAGGCAATCCAGGCCTTGATTGACCTTCACAACTACAACATGGGAGGCAACCAGCACCTGAGAGTCTCCTTCTCCAAGTCCACCATTTAA
- the LOC126397367 gene encoding polypyrimidine tract-binding protein 2-like isoform X1: MDGISDVAVGVKRGSDELSMYNSPNSGMSSISDGASNGSDSKKLRVEEAPPSRVLHIRKLPNEASETEVIALGLPFGKVTNILTLKGKNQAFLEMGTEEAAITMVNYYTTVTPHIRNVPVFIQYSNHKELKTDAGNQRTQAVLQAVSAVQSGGSPSSDVQEALAAASSPVLRIIIDNMFYPVTLDVLQQIFSKFGTVMKIITFTKNNQFQALLQFSDPVNAQQAKLALDGQNIYNSCCTLRIDFSKLVNLNVKYNNDKSRDYTRPELPAGDGQPSLDPSVAAAFTKDSNSLLGKIPGALNPLSAAAAAAAAAGRVALAGQAGSSGVLLVSNLNEEMVTPQSLFTLFGVYGDVQRVKILYNKKDSALIQMSDANQAQLAMSHLNGQKMYGKIIRVTLSKHQTVALPRDGLDDQGLTKDYANSPLHRFKKPGSKNFQNIFPPSATLHLSNIPQDVTEDDLRLLFSNAGGTVKAFKFFQDRKMALIQMSTVEEAIQALIDLHNYNMGGNQHLRVSFSKSTI; encoded by the exons ATGGGGCGTCCAACGGCAGTGACAGTAAAAAACTGAGGGTGGAGGAGGCCCCACCGTCTCGTGTGCTCCACATCAGGAAACTGCCCAACGAGGCCTCAGAGACAGAAGTCATCGCCCTCGGCTTGCCTTTTGGCAAAGTCACCAATATCCTCACACTGAAGGGAAAGAACCAG GCATTTTTGGAGATGGGGACGGAGGAGGCAGCCATCACTATGGTGAACTACTACACCACTGTGACTCCTCATATCCGCAATGTCCCCGTCTTTATTCAGTACTCCAATCACAAAGAACTCAAAACTGATGCTGGCAACCAG CGGACCCAGGCGGTGCTTCAGGCAGTGTCGGCAGTCCAGTCTGGCGGGTCACCAAGCTCAGATGTACAGGAGGCTCTGGCCGCGGCCTCCAGTCCTGTGCTGCGGATCATCATCGACAACATGTTCTACCCTGTAACGCTGGATGTACTGCAACAG ATTTTCTCCAAGTTTGGTACAGTCATGAAGATAATCACATTCACCAAGAACAATCAGTTCCAGGCTCTTCTGCAGTTCAGCGATCCTGTCAATGCACAGCAAGCCAAACTG GCACTCGATGGTCAGAACATCTACAATTCATGTTGCACGCTGCGAATCGACTTCTCCAAGCTGGTCAACCTAAATGTCAAGTACAACAATGATAAGAGCCGCGACTACACACGACCTGAGCTGCCTGCTGGTGACGGCCAGCCCAGCCTCGACCCCTCGGTGGCCGCTGCATTCACCAAAGATTCCAACTCCCTCCTCGGTAAGATCCCAG GAGCCCTGAACCCTCTGAGCGCGGCAGcggcggctgctgctgctgcagggaggGTGGCCCTAGCTGGGCAGGCGGGGTCCAGTGGGGTCCTGCTGGTCAGCAACCTTAATGAGGAG ATGGTTACGCCCCAAAGTCTGTTTACCCTCTTCG GAGTGTACGGCGATGTCCAGAGGGTGAAAATCCTTTACAATAAGAAGGACAGCGCTCTCATTCAGATGTCAGATGCCAACCAGGCCCAGCTGG CAATGAGCCACTTGAATGGCCAGAAGATGTACGGGAAGATCATCCGGGTGACGCTGTCCAAACACCAGACTGTGGCGCTGCCTCGCGACGGCCTGGACGACCAGGGCCTGACCAAGGACTACGCCAACTCCCCACTTCATCGCTTCAAGAAACCCGGCTCCAAGAATTTCCAGAACATCTTCCCGCCATCGGCCACCCTCCACCTCTCCAACATCCC ACAAGATGTGACGGAGGATGACCTGCGGCTGCTCTTCTCCAACGCTGGAGGCACTGTGAAAGCATTCAAATTTTTCCA GGATCGCAAAATGGCTCTGATCCAGATGTCAACAGTGGAAGAGGCAATCCAGGCCTTGATTGACCTTCACAACTACAACATGGGAGGCAACCAGCACCTGAGAGTCTCCTTCTCCAAGTCCACCATTTAA
- the LOC126397367 gene encoding polypyrimidine tract-binding protein 2-like isoform X3 codes for MDGISDVAVGVKRGSDELNGASNGSDSKKLRVEEAPPSRVLHIRKLPNEASETEVIALGLPFGKVTNILTLKGKNQAFLEMGTEEAAITMVNYYTTVTPHIRNVPVFIQYSNHKELKTDAGNQRTQAVLQAVSAVQSGGSPSSDVQEALAAASSPVLRIIIDNMFYPVTLDVLQQIFSKFGTVMKIITFTKNNQFQALLQFSDPVNAQQAKLALDGQNIYNSCCTLRIDFSKLVNLNVKYNNDKSRDYTRPELPAGDGQPSLDPSVAAAFTKDSNSLLGKIPGALNPLSAAAAAAAAAGRVALAGQAGSSGVLLVSNLNEEMVTPQSLFTLFGVYGDVQRVKILYNKKDSALIQMSDANQAQLAMSHLNGQKMYGKIIRVTLSKHQTVALPRDGLDDQGLTKDYANSPLHRFKKPGSKNFQNIFPPSATLHLSNIPQDVTEDDLRLLFSNAGGTVKAFKFFQDRKMALIQMSTVEEAIQALIDLHNYNMGGNQHLRVSFSKSTI; via the exons ATGGGGCGTCCAACGGCAGTGACAGTAAAAAACTGAGGGTGGAGGAGGCCCCACCGTCTCGTGTGCTCCACATCAGGAAACTGCCCAACGAGGCCTCAGAGACAGAAGTCATCGCCCTCGGCTTGCCTTTTGGCAAAGTCACCAATATCCTCACACTGAAGGGAAAGAACCAG GCATTTTTGGAGATGGGGACGGAGGAGGCAGCCATCACTATGGTGAACTACTACACCACTGTGACTCCTCATATCCGCAATGTCCCCGTCTTTATTCAGTACTCCAATCACAAAGAACTCAAAACTGATGCTGGCAACCAG CGGACCCAGGCGGTGCTTCAGGCAGTGTCGGCAGTCCAGTCTGGCGGGTCACCAAGCTCAGATGTACAGGAGGCTCTGGCCGCGGCCTCCAGTCCTGTGCTGCGGATCATCATCGACAACATGTTCTACCCTGTAACGCTGGATGTACTGCAACAG ATTTTCTCCAAGTTTGGTACAGTCATGAAGATAATCACATTCACCAAGAACAATCAGTTCCAGGCTCTTCTGCAGTTCAGCGATCCTGTCAATGCACAGCAAGCCAAACTG GCACTCGATGGTCAGAACATCTACAATTCATGTTGCACGCTGCGAATCGACTTCTCCAAGCTGGTCAACCTAAATGTCAAGTACAACAATGATAAGAGCCGCGACTACACACGACCTGAGCTGCCTGCTGGTGACGGCCAGCCCAGCCTCGACCCCTCGGTGGCCGCTGCATTCACCAAAGATTCCAACTCCCTCCTCGGTAAGATCCCAG GAGCCCTGAACCCTCTGAGCGCGGCAGcggcggctgctgctgctgcagggaggGTGGCCCTAGCTGGGCAGGCGGGGTCCAGTGGGGTCCTGCTGGTCAGCAACCTTAATGAGGAG ATGGTTACGCCCCAAAGTCTGTTTACCCTCTTCG GAGTGTACGGCGATGTCCAGAGGGTGAAAATCCTTTACAATAAGAAGGACAGCGCTCTCATTCAGATGTCAGATGCCAACCAGGCCCAGCTGG CAATGAGCCACTTGAATGGCCAGAAGATGTACGGGAAGATCATCCGGGTGACGCTGTCCAAACACCAGACTGTGGCGCTGCCTCGCGACGGCCTGGACGACCAGGGCCTGACCAAGGACTACGCCAACTCCCCACTTCATCGCTTCAAGAAACCCGGCTCCAAGAATTTCCAGAACATCTTCCCGCCATCGGCCACCCTCCACCTCTCCAACATCCC ACAAGATGTGACGGAGGATGACCTGCGGCTGCTCTTCTCCAACGCTGGAGGCACTGTGAAAGCATTCAAATTTTTCCA GGATCGCAAAATGGCTCTGATCCAGATGTCAACAGTGGAAGAGGCAATCCAGGCCTTGATTGACCTTCACAACTACAACATGGGAGGCAACCAGCACCTGAGAGTCTCCTTCTCCAAGTCCACCATTTAA